A stretch of the Lactuca sativa cultivar Salinas chromosome 9, Lsat_Salinas_v11, whole genome shotgun sequence genome encodes the following:
- the LOC111884522 gene encoding REF/SRPP-like protein At3g05500, producing the protein MAENAVPVTTQPEVQIEQERLKYLEFVQVAVFHAVVYASRVYGYAKDNSGPLKPGVETIEGTLKTVVGPAYVKFHDVPVEVLKFVDRKVDESVTIIDSRVPPLLKEVKTAGVVETASGLAKTAYTKLEPTAKGLYVKYEPVAEQYAASAWHSLNQLPLFFKVANVVVPKAAYYSEKYNQTVQQTAEKGYKVSSYLPLVPTERIAKVFNSTAA; encoded by the exons ATGGCCGAAAACGCTGTTCCTGTTACTACTCAACCAGAG GTTCAGATCGAACAAGAGAGGTTGAAATACCTTGAATTTGTTCAAGTTGCAGTGTTCCACGCAGTTGTTTATGCATCAAGAGTCTATGGTTACGCTAAAGACAACTCTGGCCCTCTAAAACCTGGTGTGGAAACAATCGAAGGTACCCTCAAGACTGTTGTTGGCCCTGCTTATGTCAAGTTCCATGATGTCCCTGTTGAGGTCCTCAAGTTTGTTGATCGTAAG GTTGATGAGTCGGTGACCATAATCGACAGCCGTGTGCCGCCTTTGTTGAAGGAGGTGAAGACCGCCGGAGTGGTGGAGACCGCCTCAGGGCTAGCGAAAACCGCGTACACGAAGCTGGAGCCGACCGCTAAAGGGCTTTATGTAAAATACGAACCGGTTGCAGAGCAATATGCTGCATCAGCTTGGCACTCTTTGAATCAGCTTCCACTCTTCTTTAAAGTGGCTAATGTGGTTGTACCAAAAGCAGCTTATTATTCTGAAAAGTACAACCAAACTGTGCAGCAAACAGCTGAGAAAGGGTACAAGGTTTCTTCTTATCTTCCATTGGTGCCTACTGAGAGGATTGCTAAGGTGTTTAACTCTACTGCTGCTTGA